A part of Parvimonas micra genomic DNA contains:
- a CDS encoding ABC transporter substrate-binding protein — MKKFSKIFLILMVFLLVSCSTNKKEKQKNASNTSNTEIITAIKKQEYNLDPKLSNSLNNDSVISQLFEGLTEYSSHGKIALNQAESIEKSEDFKKWTIKLRDNLKWSDGSNITAEDYVQSWIGILNKENKNPNAFKLFFIKDAKKLYDGKIKPNEFKGIKITNKNTIEVNMEYPVKNFDEILSNVFMFPTKKGSKINKENLITNSAFKLKNYNDEEIILEQNENYWDNVNTKIKKVTLKLVENDILAYQLFDLKQIDFFGLPFYEIPYERRLDSSKKPELLNFKTNVFEFLKLDKNSKILKNDTLRKNLEKLIDSKFLAEFVLYNNSVPIVQKEKLVSEQITKLKNEVDEILKSSNLQNEILTLKHNGTKLSERILASLSKEWIDKYRMKVSIISDGNSSITHSTFNMGTTDEMDIKYYINHYLQSDDFSKMYTSIEDIQKENLIFPLYKRSFSVLVHNNIQGLYVSPNGLLLIKNLLKQ; from the coding sequence ATGAAAAAATTTTCAAAAATATTTTTAATATTAATGGTATTTCTATTAGTTTCGTGTTCAACTAATAAAAAAGAAAAACAAAAAAATGCTTCAAACACATCAAATACAGAAATAATAACGGCTATAAAAAAGCAAGAATATAATTTGGATCCAAAACTATCAAATAGTTTAAATAACGACTCAGTTATATCTCAACTTTTTGAAGGCCTTACCGAATACTCTTCACATGGAAAAATAGCCTTAAATCAAGCAGAAAGTATAGAAAAAAGTGAAGATTTTAAAAAATGGACAATTAAACTTAGAGATAATTTAAAGTGGTCTGATGGTTCAAACATTACTGCTGAAGATTATGTACAATCCTGGATTGGTATCTTAAATAAGGAAAATAAAAATCCAAATGCATTCAAACTATTTTTTATAAAAGATGCAAAAAAACTATATGATGGAAAAATAAAGCCAAATGAATTTAAGGGAATTAAAATCACGAACAAAAATACCATAGAAGTTAATATGGAATATCCTGTCAAAAATTTCGATGAAATACTTTCAAATGTCTTTATGTTCCCTACTAAAAAAGGCAGTAAAATAAATAAAGAGAATCTTATAACTAACAGTGCTTTTAAATTAAAAAACTATAATGATGAAGAAATAATTTTAGAGCAAAATGAAAATTATTGGGATAATGTAAATACAAAGATTAAAAAAGTAACTTTGAAATTAGTTGAAAATGATATATTAGCCTATCAACTTTTCGACTTAAAACAAATTGACTTTTTCGGTCTTCCATTTTATGAAATCCCTTATGAAAGACGCCTTGATTCCAGCAAAAAACCGGAACTGCTAAACTTTAAAACTAATGTTTTTGAATTTTTAAAATTAGATAAAAATAGTAAAATCTTAAAAAATGATACTTTAAGAAAAAACTTGGAAAAATTAATAGATTCTAAATTTTTAGCGGAATTCGTTTTGTATAATAATTCAGTACCTATTGTGCAAAAGGAAAAGTTAGTTTCAGAACAAATTACAAAATTAAAAAATGAAGTCGATGAAATCTTAAAATCTTCAAATTTACAAAATGAAATTCTAACTTTAAAACATAATGGAACAAAGTTATCTGAAAGAATTTTAGCTTCATTATCCAAGGAATGGATCGATAAGTACAGAATGAAAGTAAGTATTATAAGTGATGGTAATAGTTCTATAACACATTCAACATTTAATATGGGTACAACTGATGAAATGGATATTAAATACTATATAAATCACTATTTACAAAGTGATGACTTTTCAAAAATGTATACTTCAATTGAAGATATACAGAAAGAAAATCTTATTTTCCCACTATATAAACGTTCATTTTCAGTACTCGTTCACAACAATATACAAGGACTATATGTAAGTCCCAATGGATTATTGTTAATAAAAAATTTATTAAAACAATAA
- a CDS encoding glycine/betaine/sarcosine/D-proline family reductase selenoprotein B yields MAHVAPTFEEKAVGPAMGFERSLGQEAKIVGTIICGDNYFNENLEDSLKFIKEVMDKVNPDIVVAGPAFNAGRYGMACAGVAKFVTENYNVPVVTGMYEENPGLDACKSIAYVVPTGNVASSMGKALPVMAKLTLKLLKGEVVKPLVDGYFAQGKRLTVLSEKIGAIRATEMLMKRLRGEEFETELPMPVFDKVEPAKAIVDLSEATIAVVTSGGIVPLGNPDKIQSASAQKWGKYDISALNELGKDYCTIHGGYDPVYANEKPDRVAPVDILKEMEKEGKIGKVYKYFYTTTGTGTAVGNSIKFGVEIGKELKEAGVDGVILTSTUGTCTRCGATIVKEIERYGIPIVHMATIVTISKSVGANRIVPTVAIPYPVGNASLEKDKEYAVRKDLVERAVDSLATTIEEATFF; encoded by the coding sequence ATGGCTCATGTAGCTCCAACTTTTGAAGAAAAAGCAGTTGGACCTGCAATGGGCTTTGAAAGAAGTTTAGGTCAAGAAGCAAAAATTGTTGGAACAATTATTTGTGGTGATAACTACTTTAATGAAAATTTAGAAGATTCTTTAAAATTTATAAAAGAAGTAATGGATAAAGTTAATCCTGATATTGTTGTGGCAGGACCTGCATTTAATGCCGGAAGATATGGTATGGCTTGTGCCGGAGTTGCAAAATTTGTAACTGAAAACTACAATGTTCCTGTTGTTACAGGAATGTATGAAGAAAATCCGGGACTTGATGCTTGTAAGTCAATAGCTTATGTGGTACCTACAGGCAATGTTGCAAGTTCAATGGGGAAAGCTTTACCGGTTATGGCAAAGTTAACTTTGAAATTATTAAAAGGTGAAGTAGTTAAACCTTTAGTTGACGGATATTTTGCCCAAGGTAAGAGGCTTACTGTATTATCAGAAAAAATTGGTGCTATCAGGGCAACTGAGATGTTGATGAAGAGATTAAGAGGAGAAGAATTTGAAACAGAACTTCCAATGCCGGTATTTGATAAGGTTGAACCTGCAAAAGCAATTGTAGACTTATCAGAGGCAACCATTGCTGTTGTTACAAGCGGTGGTATTGTTCCATTGGGAAATCCTGACAAAATTCAATCAGCATCTGCACAAAAGTGGGGTAAATATGACATTTCTGCTTTAAATGAATTGGGAAAAGATTATTGTACAATACATGGTGGTTATGACCCTGTTTATGCAAATGAAAAGCCTGATAGAGTAGCACCTGTAGATATTCTTAAGGAAATGGAAAAAGAAGGAAAAATTGGAAAAGTTTATAAGTATTTCTATACTACTACCGGAACCGGTACAGCAGTTGGAAATTCTATAAAATTTGGCGTTGAAATTGGTAAGGAGTTAAAAGAAGCCGGAGTTGACGGCGTTATATTAACTTCTACTTGAGGTACTTGTACACGTTGCGGAGCAACGATAGTAAAAGAAATTGAAAGATATGGAATACCGATTGTTCACATGGCTACGATAGTTACAATTTCAAAATCAGTAGGAGCTAACAGAATAGTACCTACAGTTGCAATTCCATATCCGGTTGGAAATGCAAGTTTAGAAAAAGACAAAGAATATGCAGTTAGAAAAGATTTAGTTGAAAGAGCAGTTGACTCTTTAGCAACAACTATAGAAGAAGCAACATTTTTCTAA
- a CDS encoding efflux RND transporter permease subunit, giving the protein MRKFTKFISHHPRLVLLIMTMLLIPSIISYKNTGVNYNILSYLPADLKSTQGQNILDKDFKNAATVMVILDGSDRDAEELKKEIMKIDGVEDVISRTSIIGDSIPSDFLPDKIKNIFYSKGSTLMMVKFNEPASSFKTMNAIESIRNIQSNKKYLSGVSSLVKDTKDLIDKETVIYVGLAIVLGLIILSITNESTVIPFVFMLTIGYAVIYNFGTNIFLGEISYLTKAIAAVLQLAVTMDYSIFLYHRYVEEKKKRNSRNEAMDRAIQNTFTSLFSSSLTTIAGFLVLILMRLTLGKDIGLVMAKGVLIGLLCTVIVLPPMLLIAEKAVNRYNHKVLLPSFNRLADFDINKRKILALVFILLFIPAIIGSNNTKLYYNLDRSLPQDLDSIISLNKMKKDYNMASTHFIIVKEDLSNSNLTSMIDELEKVDGINTVLSTHSITGVTLPAEFLPSKLRDNFVKDGYQMIMINSEYQTASPEVNRQIEKIRNIISKYDDEGYLTGEAVLTDDLTEVSEKDFKMVNIASIITVFIIIAVAFKSIGIPIILISAIELAIQINMAIPYYLGQTIPFITSIIIGVIQLGSTIDYSILMTDRFLHEYRKTKDLNNSLRVSVKETSKSIVTSALSFMAATIGVGLYSKMEIVSTICMFLARGAIISMLVIIILLPAILSVTFPFIKKTTKNLV; this is encoded by the coding sequence ATGAGAAAATTTACAAAATTTATTTCACACCATCCAAGACTTGTTTTATTAATAATGACAATGTTATTGATTCCGTCAATAATAAGTTACAAAAATACGGGAGTAAATTATAATATTCTTTCATATTTACCTGCTGATTTAAAATCTACTCAAGGACAAAATATTTTAGATAAAGATTTTAAAAATGCAGCTACAGTAATGGTAATTTTAGATGGTAGTGATAGAGATGCTGAAGAGTTAAAAAAAGAAATAATGAAAATAGATGGTGTAGAAGATGTTATTTCAAGAACATCAATAATTGGAGATTCTATTCCCAGTGATTTTTTACCGGATAAAATTAAGAATATTTTTTATTCCAAAGGAAGTACATTGATGATGGTAAAGTTTAATGAACCGGCTTCATCATTCAAAACTATGAATGCTATCGAAAGCATAAGAAATATTCAATCAAATAAAAAATATTTGAGTGGAGTAAGTTCACTAGTCAAAGATACAAAAGATTTAATAGATAAAGAGACTGTTATTTATGTCGGGCTAGCAATTGTTTTAGGCTTGATTATATTGAGTATTACTAATGAATCTACTGTTATTCCTTTTGTGTTTATGTTAACAATAGGATATGCGGTTATTTATAATTTTGGAACTAATATATTTTTGGGAGAGATATCGTATTTAACCAAAGCTATTGCAGCTGTTCTTCAATTAGCGGTAACAATGGATTATTCAATTTTTTTATATCACAGGTATGTTGAAGAAAAGAAAAAAAGAAATAGTCGTAATGAAGCTATGGATAGGGCAATTCAAAATACATTCACTTCCTTATTTTCATCTTCACTTACAACAATTGCCGGATTTTTGGTTTTGATTTTAATGAGATTAACATTAGGAAAAGATATTGGACTTGTAATGGCTAAAGGAGTTCTAATCGGTTTGTTATGTACAGTAATTGTACTTCCACCGATGCTTTTAATTGCGGAAAAAGCTGTAAATAGATATAATCATAAGGTTTTGTTACCTTCATTTAATCGATTAGCTGATTTTGATATTAATAAAAGAAAAATTTTAGCATTAGTATTTATATTGCTTTTTATACCTGCTATTATAGGTTCTAATAATACAAAACTTTATTATAATCTTGATAGATCTTTACCACAAGATTTAGATTCAATTATTTCGCTAAATAAAATGAAAAAAGATTATAATATGGCAAGTACACATTTTATTATTGTTAAAGAAGATTTATCAAACTCAAATTTAACTTCTATGATTGATGAGTTGGAAAAAGTTGATGGAATAAATACTGTACTAAGTACGCACTCAATTACAGGTGTTACTCTACCGGCTGAATTTTTGCCTAGCAAGTTAAGAGATAACTTTGTAAAAGATGGCTATCAAATGATAATGATAAATTCGGAATATCAAACTGCATCGCCTGAAGTTAATAGACAAATAGAAAAAATCAGAAATATTATTTCAAAATATGATGATGAAGGATATCTAACAGGAGAAGCAGTATTGACCGATGATTTGACAGAAGTTTCAGAAAAAGACTTCAAAATGGTAAATATTGCTTCCATAATTACCGTATTTATAATTATAGCAGTTGCATTTAAGTCTATTGGAATACCAATTATCTTAATATCTGCAATAGAATTGGCTATTCAGATTAATATGGCTATTCCTTATTATTTAGGTCAGACTATTCCATTTATCACATCAATAATAATAGGAGTAATTCAATTAGGATCAACTATAGATTATTCAATTTTGATGACTGACAGATTTTTACATGAATATAGAAAGACAAAAGATTTAAATAATTCTTTGAGAGTTTCTGTAAAAGAAACTTCCAAGTCAATAGTAACAAGCGCATTATCTTTTATGGCTGCAACTATTGGAGTAGGACTTTATTCAAAAATGGAAATAGTATCTACAATATGTATGTTTTTAGCCAGAGGAGCTATTATAAGTATGTTAGTAATAATAATTTTATTACCGGCTATATTGAGTGTAACTTTTCCATTTATTAAAAAAACAACAAAAAATTTAGTATAG
- a CDS encoding GrdX family protein, translating into MICLSLKIVSNNSLVKEKFDCVEFVDGNYIDVLTTARDLIHKGCSLVSHPLPASIRMVFSSVRSIVIEDENCFDENSVLIIEESIDKYNLTMKNRNIDFKNVRDYELVDLMLVESALEEFKALNNLKK; encoded by the coding sequence GTGATTTGTTTGAGTTTAAAAATTGTATCTAATAATTCTTTAGTAAAAGAAAAATTTGATTGTGTTGAATTTGTTGATGGTAATTATATTGATGTTTTAACCACTGCAAGAGATTTAATACATAAAGGATGCTCTCTGGTAAGTCATCCTTTGCCTGCTAGTATCAGAATGGTTTTTTCATCTGTTAGGAGTATTGTAATTGAAGATGAAAACTGTTTTGATGAAAATAGTGTGTTGATTATTGAAGAATCGATTGATAAATATAATCTAACAATGAAAAATAGAAATATTGATTTTAAAAATGTTAGAGATTATGAGTTAGTTGATTTAATGCTGGTTGAAAGTGCATTGGAAGAATTCAAAGCACTCAACAATTTGAAAAAATAA
- a CDS encoding asparaginase, translated as MKKILLISTGGTIASMPTDEGLTPKINSKKLLEYLNFTKLDFEIDTVNLLNVDSTDMQPEHWLKIKDEIKNNYEKYDGFVITHGTDTMAYTASALSYLIQNSQKPIVLTGSQKSIDMHITDAKNNLLNSLLYASKNSSKGISIVFDGKVIAGTRARKERTKSFDAFSSVNFPFLAIMQDEKIYRYINDEKCEKEVKFYDSLNTNVFVLKLIPSMTAKILPEIFKNYDAIIIESFGVGGIPKTIETELKKLILEYNNQKTIIMTTQVPQEGSDVGVYEVGKRISSISYLESHNMTTEATVTKIMWILGNFDKNFETVKKLFYTKINNDMIFSEN; from the coding sequence ATGAAAAAAATTTTATTAATTTCAACAGGAGGAACAATAGCATCAATGCCTACTGATGAAGGTTTGACACCAAAAATCAATTCAAAAAAATTACTTGAATATCTAAATTTTACAAAACTTGATTTTGAAATAGACACAGTAAATCTATTAAATGTAGATTCAACGGATATGCAACCCGAACATTGGCTAAAAATAAAAGATGAAATAAAGAATAATTATGAAAAATATGATGGCTTTGTTATAACTCATGGAACTGATACTATGGCATATACAGCTTCAGCTCTATCATATTTGATACAAAACAGTCAAAAACCTATTGTTTTAACAGGTTCTCAAAAGTCAATAGATATGCATATAACAGATGCAAAAAATAATTTATTAAATAGCCTTTTATATGCCTCAAAAAATAGTTCAAAAGGTATCAGCATTGTATTTGATGGAAAAGTTATAGCCGGAACAAGAGCAAGAAAAGAAAGGACTAAAAGCTTCGATGCATTTTCATCTGTAAACTTTCCGTTCCTGGCAATTATGCAAGATGAAAAAATTTATAGATATATAAACGATGAAAAGTGTGAAAAAGAAGTTAAATTTTATGACTCATTAAATACTAATGTTTTTGTATTAAAATTAATTCCTTCAATGACCGCTAAAATTCTACCTGAAATTTTCAAAAACTACGATGCAATAATAATAGAAAGTTTTGGCGTTGGCGGAATTCCAAAAACAATAGAAACAGAACTAAAGAAACTAATTTTAGAATACAATAATCAAAAGACAATAATAATGACAACTCAAGTACCACAAGAAGGTTCTGATGTTGGAGTTTACGAAGTTGGAAAGAGAATAAGCTCAATATCTTATTTAGAATCTCACAATATGACAACTGAAGCAACTGTTACAAAAATAATGTGGATTCTAGGAAATTTTGATAAAAATTTTGAAACAGTAAAAAAATTATTCTATACAAAAATAAATAATGATATGATATTTAGTGAGAATTAA
- a CDS encoding sodium-dependent transporter codes for MEENRSNWNSRFGYIMAAAGFSIGLGNVWRFPYLVGTNGGGAFVLIYLAICIVIGIPLFYMEVTLGRKAMASPIVGMRKLTKKGSPWVSFGWLGVLSAFFILTYYINIMGWIMAYIVKMLTGAMKGFTAEQFTANFNDLMANPTQLVMWTLICTVIIGVIAAKNLNSGLEKACKFMMPALFIMLIIVVIRSVTLPGAGEGIKWYLNVDFSKVTSQTFLTALGQCFFSVGIASGGAFVYGSYLKKDSNIPEDGLMVVGFDTLAALIAGFATFPAVFALGLKPDSGSNLLFVTMSNVFMHMPFGQIFGFMFFLLMFFAALSSALGYLEPISSSFSDMLKLSRAKGTICALTSIFVVGLFTIFGLNIMSGVKIIGKNLFDFADYLSGNIMMPLGAIALILYVLIVWKFDNFREEVNAGAKGLKVPAFFKPIAYLLPIALIIIFVTGLGIF; via the coding sequence ATGGAAGAAAATAGAAGTAATTGGAATAGTAGATTTGGTTATATAATGGCTGCAGCCGGATTTTCAATAGGTCTTGGAAATGTTTGGAGATTTCCTTATTTAGTTGGAACAAATGGCGGAGGAGCATTTGTATTAATTTACTTGGCTATTTGTATAGTGATAGGTATTCCTTTATTCTATATGGAAGTTACATTAGGTAGAAAAGCTATGGCAAGTCCGATAGTAGGGATGAGAAAATTAACTAAAAAGGGAAGTCCTTGGGTAAGTTTCGGTTGGCTCGGTGTATTAAGTGCATTTTTTATTCTAACTTATTATATAAATATCATGGGTTGGATAATGGCATATATTGTTAAAATGCTTACAGGAGCTATGAAGGGTTTTACAGCTGAACAATTTACTGCTAATTTTAATGATTTGATGGCAAATCCTACTCAACTTGTAATGTGGACTTTAATTTGTACTGTTATAATTGGAGTAATAGCAGCTAAAAATTTAAATTCAGGTCTTGAAAAAGCTTGTAAATTTATGATGCCTGCATTATTTATTATGTTAATCATAGTAGTTATAAGATCCGTAACTTTACCGGGAGCAGGAGAAGGTATCAAGTGGTATTTAAATGTTGATTTTTCAAAAGTAACTTCTCAAACATTCCTTACTGCGCTAGGACAATGCTTCTTCTCAGTTGGTATAGCAAGTGGTGGAGCTTTTGTATATGGTTCATATTTAAAGAAAGATTCTAATATTCCAGAAGATGGATTAATGGTTGTTGGTTTTGATACATTAGCAGCATTAATAGCCGGCTTTGCAACATTTCCAGCAGTATTTGCATTAGGATTGAAACCGGATTCAGGATCTAACTTATTATTTGTTACAATGTCAAATGTATTTATGCATATGCCATTTGGACAAATATTTGGATTTATGTTCTTCTTGTTAATGTTTTTTGCAGCATTGTCAAGCGCTTTAGGATATTTGGAACCAATTAGTTCTTCATTCTCGGATATGTTAAAATTATCAAGAGCAAAAGGTACGATTTGTGCTTTGACATCTATTTTTGTAGTTGGACTCTTCACAATATTTGGATTAAATATAATGAGTGGAGTTAAAATTATAGGAAAAAATTTATTTGACTTTGCAGATTATTTGTCAGGAAATATCATGATGCCACTTGGTGCAATAGCATTAATACTATATGTATTAATCGTTTGGAAATTTGATAACTTTAGAGAAGAAGTTAATGCTGGTGCAAAGGGTCTTAAAGTTCCTGCATTTTTCAAACCTATAGCTTATTTGTTGCCTATAGCATTAATAATTATATTTGTTACAGGACTTGGAATATTTTAA
- a CDS encoding GntR family transcriptional regulator, whose translation MNKRGRTKEDIFNVLKDRIVTLQYEPGKILNEIELSEEFGVSRTPIRTVFQQLESIKLVDIVPRYGVQVAPLNFLNIKSLFEVTKVLDPLATKLAVSKLTDEDIKQLKEIVSTLETYDTTKNYQEAILLDEKFHKIVTKSCANPWLIDILTDLHCQTERLWHYCDIYFSDMEIFTRTFKKIVEAFENKDEEMAEKYAREHIEDFVEKIKSALL comes from the coding sequence ATGAATAAAAGAGGTAGAACAAAGGAAGATATTTTTAATGTTTTAAAAGATAGAATTGTAACTTTACAATATGAACCCGGAAAAATTTTAAACGAAATTGAATTATCGGAAGAATTTGGAGTTAGTAGGACCCCAATTAGAACTGTATTTCAACAACTAGAATCTATAAAGTTGGTTGATATTGTTCCAAGATACGGAGTTCAAGTTGCACCATTGAATTTTTTAAATATAAAATCACTGTTTGAAGTTACAAAAGTTTTGGATCCGCTTGCTACAAAACTTGCAGTTTCAAAATTAACAGATGAAGACATAAAACAGCTTAAAGAAATAGTTTCAACTTTAGAAACTTATGATACAACAAAAAATTACCAAGAGGCAATTTTACTTGATGAAAAATTTCATAAAATAGTTACAAAATCTTGTGCCAATCCTTGGTTGATAGATATATTAACAGATTTACATTGTCAAACAGAAAGACTGTGGCATTATTGTGATATATATTTTAGTGATATGGAAATTTTTACAAGAACATTTAAAAAGATTGTGGAAGCATTTGAAAACAAAGATGAAGAAATGGCTGAAAAATATGCAAGAGAACATATTGAGGATTTTGTAGAAAAAATAAAATCGGCATTATTATAA
- a CDS encoding glycine/sarcosine/betaine reductase component B subunit has product MKLQVNRIFIKDLAFGEETKVENHTLFINKERIVNELKKEPGVKDIDIDFAKPGEKTRIIPVKDVIEPRVKIKGAKGFAGVTTDVAQLGEGIVNVLYGAAVVTIGDIVGFQEGVIDMWGEGAKWTPFSKTYNIVVDIKVVEGLHPHEHEEVVRLVGLKASELIGEAGRNAKIDETVEYGIGDNDEETKKYPNLPKVVYVEMLISQGLLHDGYIYGTCTRQTLPTLIHPNEELDGAVISGNCVAACDKITTYQHQNNACILDLYNRHGKDINFVGVVLTPELTTLAGKFRCCDYTAKLCKLLGADGVIVSEEGYGNPDSDLVMICTRLEKQGIKTVLVTDECSGWDGMSQPLTDTSKESVAVISTGNVSHVVHLEKADKVLGDSEAIANLAGGWDGAYNSESGTLDCELNAVIGATSEIGYHNATVELY; this is encoded by the coding sequence TTGAAACTTCAAGTGAACAGAATCTTCATTAAAGATTTGGCATTTGGTGAAGAAACTAAAGTTGAAAATCATACTTTATTTATTAACAAGGAAAGAATTGTTAATGAATTAAAGAAGGAACCGGGAGTTAAAGATATTGATATTGATTTTGCAAAACCGGGAGAAAAGACAAGAATTATACCTGTAAAGGATGTTATTGAGCCTAGAGTAAAGATTAAAGGTGCTAAAGGATTTGCAGGAGTTACAACAGATGTTGCACAATTAGGAGAAGGTATTGTTAATGTGCTTTATGGAGCAGCGGTTGTTACAATTGGAGATATTGTAGGTTTTCAAGAAGGTGTTATTGATATGTGGGGCGAAGGAGCAAAATGGACTCCGTTTTCCAAGACATATAATATCGTAGTAGATATCAAAGTTGTTGAAGGATTACATCCACATGAACATGAAGAAGTAGTTAGACTTGTTGGACTTAAGGCAAGTGAATTAATCGGTGAAGCAGGAAGAAATGCTAAGATTGATGAAACTGTTGAGTACGGCATAGGCGACAACGATGAAGAAACTAAGAAGTATCCTAATTTACCAAAAGTTGTTTATGTTGAAATGTTGATTTCACAAGGATTGCTTCATGATGGATATATCTATGGAACATGTACAAGACAAACACTTCCTACATTAATTCATCCAAATGAAGAATTAGATGGAGCTGTAATAAGTGGAAACTGTGTTGCTGCATGTGATAAAATTACCACTTATCAACATCAAAATAATGCCTGTATCTTAGATTTATATAACAGACATGGAAAGGATATTAATTTTGTCGGTGTTGTATTAACTCCGGAACTTACAACATTAGCAGGGAAATTTAGATGTTGTGATTATACTGCAAAACTTTGTAAGCTACTAGGAGCTGATGGTGTAATAGTAAGTGAAGAAGGATATGGAAATCCTGATTCAGACTTAGTAATGATTTGTACAAGACTTGAAAAACAAGGTATCAAAACTGTTCTTGTAACAGATGAATGTTCAGGTTGGGATGGAATGAGTCAGCCATTAACAGATACATCTAAAGAATCAGTTGCTGTTATTTCAACAGGTAATGTAAGTCATGTTGTTCATTTAGAAAAAGCTGATAAAGTATTAGGAGATTCAGAAGCTATTGCTAATTTAGCAGGAGGCTGGGACGGAGCTTATAATTCTGAGTCAGGAACTCTTGACTGTGAATTGAATGCTGTTATAGGAGCAACTTCCGAAATAGGTTATCATAATGCAACTGTTGAACTATACTAA
- a CDS encoding TetR/AcrR family transcriptional regulator has product MTAIIDKKMSKEVKIIKAALEVFKEKGYEKSTIRDIMSRTEFGLGTFYLYFKNKQDLKEQIILDKAMDLVVHAENKCIHTDSVERYICFLNYIIDYLIENPFDLELISQNINWTLYTKIENDKRFIEADTTLKFILSKYEKLFSHKYSYSQKLYILSLTIEIVISTCKSAIMKDSILSIDEMKAVLFEVIKKILISNGD; this is encoded by the coding sequence ATGACTGCTATAATAGATAAAAAGATGAGCAAAGAGGTTAAAATTATTAAAGCTGCGCTTGAAGTTTTCAAAGAAAAAGGTTATGAAAAATCAACTATTAGAGATATTATGAGCAGAACTGAATTTGGATTAGGAACTTTCTATTTATATTTTAAAAACAAACAGGATTTGAAAGAACAAATAATTTTAGACAAAGCAATGGATTTAGTTGTTCATGCTGAAAATAAATGTATTCATACTGATTCTGTTGAAAGATATATTTGTTTTTTAAATTATATTATTGATTATTTGATTGAAAATCCATTCGATTTAGAGCTAATATCTCAAAATATTAATTGGACTTTATATACAAAGATTGAAAATGATAAAAGATTTATAGAGGCTGATACAACTTTAAAGTTTATACTTAGTAAGTATGAGAAGTTGTTTTCACATAAATATTCTTATTCACAAAAGTTATATATCCTTTCATTAACCATAGAAATAGTAATTTCTACTTGTAAGAGTGCAATTATGAAAGATTCTATTTTATCAATTGATGAAATGAAAGCTGTTTTATTTGAAGTAATAAAAAAAATATTGATAAGTAATGGAGATTAA